The genomic window GATGATAAGAAGGTAAAATTCTGGGCTGGGGTTAGCATACCAGTTGCCATGTTTTTCCATGCTTATGTGGGTTTTCTTATGTCCGCCATGCATTCTATGCCCCTTTGGGGAACCTCTATACTTCTCCTTGTGTTTTTAATATCCGCAGTGGTTTCTGGTATTGGTGCGACCTTACTGCTTTACATAGTAGGGCAGGCTATCCTTGGTGAGAAGGTGAACCCTCAGGTTCTAAAAGTGCCAACCCTTGTCATGGCAAGCTTTGCAGGCTTTGACCTTTTTGTGCTTTTCATAAAGTATGTTTCTGAATGGTATTGGAATACCGCGGAATGGCCTCTTATAGCTATGGCGATAAAGGCAAACATGCTCTTTTACCTTGTGGAGTTTGTTGGTCTTCTCTTTGTGCTGATAGGTGGTTTTACCCCTCTAAATAGCACCGTAGGAGGTATATCACTTCTAAGCATAGTTTCACTTATATCGGTTTATGCCGCAAGGTGGACTATGGTTATACCAGCCCAGATGATAGATAAGGGACATAGGGGCATTGTAGAACCACATATAAAGCTGATAGGAAG from Hydrogenobacter sp. T-8 includes these protein-coding regions:
- the nrfD gene encoding NrfD/PsrC family molybdoenzyme membrane anchor subunit; this encodes MIVTHGPTLPNHIVEWGVLIVTYPYFTGIVAGSTVITALVYLFGLRKLEQLERAGHFLAIALMLVAPLAPMFDLTQPIRAFKVPFYPNFSSPIILFFILWTILLLVMFLKSYFLFRRDFIQKAKEGGIWGSIAGFLTFGAKDVRPEEDDKKVKFWAGVSIPVAMFFHAYVGFLMSAMHSMPLWGTSILLLVFLISAVVSGIGATLLLYIVGQAILGEKVNPQVLKVPTLVMASFAGFDLFVLFIKYVSEWYWNTAEWPLIAMAIKANMLFYLVEFVGLLFVLIGGFTPLNSTVGGISLLSIVSLISVYAARWTMVIPAQMIDKGHRGIVEPHIKLIGREGVTEVIALYFLVFFLFFLFVSIAGWKSASHKEEVA